Proteins encoded within one genomic window of Halomarina litorea:
- a CDS encoding sulfite exporter TauE/SafE family protein, whose amino-acid sequence MSLLLVGGFVGFGLLIGILFGFFGMGGSFLVTPALLVMGYPSTVAVGSGLAFVFGTSVIGALRHRDHGQVDYKLALIMTVAMTIGIESGKGVVVSLDATGQADLIISIAYVALLTIVGLFTLRDAQRTDTDTDGTERSLADRVQSLHIPPMVTLRGGVRVSGSIVFALGLVIGMLSGFLGVGGGFLLMPAMMYGLGVPAGIAVGTDILQITISGAFGAFRYAQLGAVDLPVVGALLAGSALGARVGAGATKLVEEDAIKGYFAAMLLAGSVAVAAKELGNAYGIELLNTASIVLIFGAAILVSGAVVLAAVCRLRGDRTGTWCRLTTP is encoded by the coding sequence ATGAGCCTGCTGCTGGTCGGGGGGTTCGTTGGGTTCGGCCTGCTCATCGGGATCCTGTTTGGGTTCTTCGGGATGGGCGGGTCGTTCCTCGTCACGCCGGCACTGCTGGTCATGGGGTATCCCTCGACGGTGGCGGTCGGGAGCGGCCTTGCGTTCGTCTTCGGGACGAGTGTCATCGGCGCGCTCCGCCACCGCGACCACGGCCAGGTCGACTACAAACTCGCGCTCATCATGACCGTCGCCATGACGATCGGCATCGAGAGCGGGAAGGGTGTCGTGGTCTCGCTCGATGCGACGGGGCAGGCCGACCTCATCATCAGCATCGCCTACGTCGCCCTGCTCACGATCGTCGGCCTGTTCACGCTGCGCGATGCACAGCGGACCGACACGGACACCGATGGGACAGAACGGTCTCTCGCAGACCGTGTCCAGTCATTGCACATTCCCCCGATGGTGACCTTGCGCGGTGGCGTCCGTGTCTCCGGGTCCATCGTCTTCGCGCTCGGCCTCGTCATCGGCATGCTGTCCGGTTTTCTCGGGGTCGGTGGCGGGTTCCTCCTGATGCCCGCGATGATGTACGGTCTCGGCGTGCCCGCTGGCATCGCCGTGGGCACGGACATCCTCCAGATCACCATCTCGGGGGCGTTCGGCGCGTTCCGATACGCCCAGTTGGGGGCCGTCGACCTCCCCGTCGTCGGTGCGTTGCTCGCCGGGAGTGCGCTCGGCGCCCGGGTCGGAGCGGGTGCGACGAAGCTCGTTGAGGAGGACGCCATCAAGGGGTACTTCGCAGCGATGTTACTCGCAGGGAGCGTCGCCGTCGCGGCGAAGGAACTCGGCAACGCCTACGGGATCGAGTTACTGAACACGGCGAGCATCGTACTCATCTTCGGTGCGGCGATCCTCGTCAGCGGAGCGGTCGTGCTCGCTGCGGTCTGTCGGCTCCGTGGCGACCGGACGGGGACGTGGTGTCGGCTCACCACTCCTTGA
- a CDS encoding MBL fold metallo-hydrolase: MSNTGFAATEVAQRVQDDGADPFILDVRREEDYEEWSIPGSTNLPVYDELLDHDFSTLEEHLDELPEDEEIVVVCVAGITSARAAEFLREHGYDAESIDDGMNGWGRVHRQYEVEGAEGVVQVVRPGTGCVSYLVHDDGEGVVVDPSQYLDHYLNAAEERDVEIVGVADTHAHADHVSGARRLAGELDVPYYLHGEDVASLDRVNELADGDTITVGDRELVVRHTPGHTPGSVSFEFGDALLSGDTLFLRSVGRPDLEDSSEDAVRTAASRLFESLEELTDLDDGTVVLPGHFSDEAVRPLATELGELKAESTNELLSYVEEGDEEAFVETIVESLADEPANYNEIKQINWGKEQPGDDVEELELGPNNCAAN, translated from the coding sequence ATGAGCAATACTGGCTTCGCGGCGACCGAGGTCGCACAGCGGGTACAGGACGACGGGGCCGACCCCTTCATCCTCGACGTCCGTCGGGAGGAGGACTACGAGGAGTGGTCCATCCCCGGGAGTACGAACCTCCCTGTCTACGACGAACTGCTCGACCACGACTTCTCCACGCTGGAGGAGCACCTCGACGAGCTCCCCGAGGACGAGGAGATCGTCGTCGTCTGCGTCGCCGGCATCACGTCGGCCCGCGCGGCCGAGTTCCTGCGCGAACACGGCTACGACGCCGAATCCATCGACGACGGGATGAACGGCTGGGGACGTGTCCACCGCCAGTACGAGGTCGAGGGCGCCGAGGGCGTCGTTCAGGTCGTCCGACCGGGGACGGGCTGCGTTTCGTACCTCGTCCACGACGACGGCGAGGGCGTCGTCGTCGACCCCTCCCAGTACCTCGACCACTACCTGAACGCCGCCGAGGAGCGTGACGTCGAGATCGTCGGCGTCGCCGACACACACGCCCACGCCGACCACGTCTCGGGGGCGCGGCGCCTCGCGGGGGAGCTCGACGTGCCCTACTACCTCCACGGCGAGGACGTCGCCTCCCTCGACCGCGTGAATGAACTCGCCGACGGCGACACCATCACCGTCGGCGACCGTGAACTCGTCGTCCGTCACACTCCGGGTCACACGCCCGGCAGCGTCTCCTTCGAGTTCGGCGACGCGCTCCTCTCGGGAGACACGCTGTTCCTCCGGAGCGTCGGCCGGCCCGACCTCGAGGACAGCTCCGAGGACGCCGTCCGAACGGCCGCGAGCCGGCTGTTCGAGAGCCTCGAGGAGCTCACCGACCTCGACGACGGGACCGTCGTCCTCCCCGGTCACTTCAGCGACGAGGCGGTCCGCCCGCTCGCGACCGAACTCGGCGAGCTGAAAGCGGAGTCGACGAACGAACTGCTGAGCTACGTCGAGGAGGGCGACGAGGAGGCGTTCGTCGAGACCATCGTCGAGAGTCTCGCGGACGAACCCGCCAACTACAACGAGATAAAACAGATCAACTGGGGCAAGGAACAGCCCGGCGACGACGTCGAGGAACTCGAACTCGGCCCGAACAACTGCGCCGCCAACTGA
- a CDS encoding MFS transporter, producing the protein MSYTQGIRRNRSQFALQLLTVFAVGLTIGAERNVVPVLGRDVLGVESMLVIGSFVVSFGFVKALLNLYGGKWSESYGRKPILVAGWLVALPIPVILVYAPNWWWITIGNVLLGINQGLAWSMSVNAKIDLAGSDVRGLAVGLDEAFGYGGVAVGTWVTGAIAAQYGLRPEPFYFLAGVVVVALLVSVLFVEETLPYARAEAEDAGRAETDADLPFREVLKRATYGDRTLFAAAQAGSVEKFVDALVWIAYPLYLTASGLTIAEVGVVVGVYGGVWGVLQLYTGKLADDIGRRPPVVAGMFVAGAGVLATVLVSGYWSWVLTAAVTGVGMALLYPNLITVVGDAAHPSWRATGLGVYRMWRDAGYGFGAIVIGVTADLVSTEAAFYVVAVAMFVSGGIALAWMRETHPDYSTDDHAGEVSAEQVNS; encoded by the coding sequence ATGTCGTACACACAGGGCATCCGACGGAACCGGTCGCAGTTCGCGCTCCAGTTGCTCACCGTGTTCGCGGTCGGGCTGACCATCGGCGCCGAACGGAACGTGGTCCCCGTGCTCGGACGCGACGTGCTGGGCGTCGAGTCGATGCTGGTCATCGGCTCGTTCGTCGTGAGCTTCGGCTTCGTCAAGGCCCTGCTCAATCTCTACGGCGGGAAGTGGTCGGAGTCCTACGGCCGCAAGCCCATCCTCGTCGCCGGGTGGCTGGTCGCGCTGCCAATCCCGGTGATCCTCGTTTACGCGCCGAACTGGTGGTGGATCACGATCGGGAACGTCCTCCTTGGGATTAACCAGGGGCTCGCGTGGAGCATGAGCGTCAACGCGAAGATCGACCTCGCCGGCAGCGACGTGCGTGGACTCGCAGTCGGCCTCGACGAAGCCTTCGGCTACGGTGGCGTCGCCGTCGGGACGTGGGTCACCGGCGCCATCGCCGCCCAGTACGGGCTCCGCCCCGAGCCGTTCTATTTCCTCGCGGGCGTCGTCGTGGTCGCGCTCCTCGTCTCGGTCCTCTTCGTCGAGGAGACACTCCCCTACGCACGGGCGGAAGCTGAGGATGCCGGGAGAGCCGAGACAGACGCTGACCTCCCATTCCGAGAAGTACTGAAACGGGCGACGTACGGCGACAGGACGCTTTTCGCGGCGGCACAGGCCGGGAGCGTCGAGAAGTTCGTCGACGCACTCGTCTGGATTGCCTACCCCCTCTACCTGACGGCATCGGGCCTGACCATCGCCGAGGTCGGCGTCGTCGTCGGCGTCTACGGTGGTGTCTGGGGGGTCCTGCAGCTCTACACGGGGAAACTCGCGGACGATATCGGTCGGCGGCCACCCGTGGTGGCCGGGATGTTCGTCGCCGGGGCTGGAGTACTCGCGACGGTACTGGTCTCCGGCTACTGGTCGTGGGTCCTCACCGCCGCCGTGACTGGCGTCGGGATGGCACTCCTCTACCCGAACCTGATCACAGTCGTCGGCGACGCCGCACATCCCTCGTGGCGGGCGACCGGCCTCGGCGTCTATCGGATGTGGCGTGACGCCGGCTACGGGTTCGGTGCGATCGTCATCGGCGTGACGGCGGACCTCGTCTCGACGGAGGCCGCGTTCTACGTCGTCGCCGTCGCGATGTTCGTCTCGGGGGGTATCGCGCTCGCGTGGATGCGGGAAACCCACCCGGACTACAGTACGGACGACCACGCTGGCGAGGTCTCCGCGGAACAAGTGAACAGTTGA
- a CDS encoding helix-turn-helix domain-containing protein translates to MPESMAAQLRQDMECEGLLECFHGLRQLDRECFQVLVNAAEPLTIDEVAGVVGRERSTAYRSIQRLLQAGFIQKEQINYEQGGFYHVYSPTDSSKITTDMQRMLNDWYAKMGQLIQEFEAKYEQGEAPPAEG, encoded by the coding sequence ATGCCCGAGTCGATGGCCGCTCAATTGCGGCAAGATATGGAGTGTGAAGGGCTCCTTGAGTGCTTCCACGGTCTTAGACAACTAGACAGGGAGTGCTTTCAGGTCCTTGTGAACGCAGCAGAGCCACTTACGATCGACGAAGTCGCGGGTGTTGTGGGTCGCGAGCGCTCGACCGCCTACCGCTCTATCCAGCGGCTGCTTCAGGCTGGATTCATTCAGAAAGAGCAGATCAACTACGAGCAGGGTGGGTTCTACCATGTCTACTCCCCGACAGACTCCTCGAAAATCACGACCGATATGCAACGGATGCTCAACGACTGGTACGCGAAGATGGGACAACTCATCCAGGAGTTCGAGGCCAAGTACGAACAGGGAGAGGCGCCGCCTGCCGAAGGGTGA
- a CDS encoding DUF7471 family protein: protein MAGGHGSGLALTLVFAGGGALLLVSLATGAFIRRRSRPYLFVMLALGMLFVRTIVGTLVIAGVVASDPHHFLEHALDLALVGLLLAAVGTARTADSPSMAPISPGDE from the coding sequence ATGGCTGGTGGACACGGCTCAGGGCTCGCACTCACTCTCGTCTTCGCTGGCGGCGGAGCGCTCCTCCTCGTCAGTCTCGCTACCGGAGCGTTCATTCGGCGACGATCCCGACCGTACCTGTTCGTCATGCTTGCGCTCGGGATGCTTTTCGTTCGGACTATCGTCGGCACACTGGTGATCGCGGGGGTTGTCGCTTCGGACCCCCATCACTTCCTCGAACACGCCCTCGATCTGGCACTCGTCGGGTTGTTGCTCGCCGCTGTCGGTACTGCTCGCACAGCCGACTCGCCATCCATGGCCCCGATTTCCCCCGGCGACGAGTGA
- a CDS encoding Dyp-type peroxidase yields the protein MPSNTSRGVSRRAFVKSAVAIGGASALSACLDREEPDIPRGPEDLSSIPQRQFAWNEVLATDDANNHLGPRHRVLLYLDYARSGTPSERDRQRMEQALRTLEHAYPRRHDGLLFTVSYSPAYFERFDASLPDSVDLPAPEPLSPFEQPEFDTPDAVVHLASDYGSVVLAAEEALLGEKDTLNGVDVEASLGDVFERADRRTGFVGEGLPADHQDVDGIPDSDSVPEDAPLYMGFKSGFQKNQASEDRVAIGDGPFADGTTQHISKIRLRLEDWYGEQDHDDRVGEMFCPFHAEQNLVEGTGESLGESSRVDECAELNESAREYGRVGHSQKTALAREDGSPIILRRDFDSTDGGEAGLHFLSLQRRISDFVKTREAMNATDDVDSPAVRQRVNNGILEYTFVRRRGNYLLPPRSLRALPPADPS from the coding sequence ATGCCATCGAACACGTCGCGCGGTGTCTCCCGGCGCGCGTTCGTCAAGTCGGCCGTCGCTATCGGCGGGGCGAGCGCACTCAGCGCCTGTCTCGACCGTGAAGAGCCAGATATCCCTCGCGGGCCGGAAGACCTCTCGTCCATTCCGCAACGACAGTTCGCGTGGAACGAGGTGCTCGCGACCGACGACGCCAACAACCACCTCGGCCCGCGCCACCGCGTGCTGCTCTACCTTGACTACGCCCGCTCGGGCACGCCGAGCGAGCGCGACCGGCAACGGATGGAACAGGCGCTCCGAACGCTGGAACACGCCTATCCGCGCCGCCACGATGGGCTCCTCTTCACTGTGAGCTACTCCCCGGCGTACTTCGAGCGCTTCGACGCGTCGCTCCCTGACAGTGTGGATCTCCCCGCGCCAGAGCCCCTTTCGCCGTTCGAACAGCCCGAATTCGACACGCCCGACGCGGTCGTCCACCTCGCGAGCGACTACGGATCGGTCGTCCTCGCTGCCGAGGAGGCACTACTCGGCGAGAAAGACACACTCAACGGCGTCGACGTTGAGGCGTCCCTCGGAGACGTCTTCGAGCGAGCCGATCGCCGAACGGGCTTCGTTGGCGAGGGTTTACCGGCCGATCACCAGGACGTCGATGGCATCCCCGACTCCGATTCCGTCCCGGAGGATGCTCCGTTGTATATGGGATTCAAATCGGGATTTCAGAAAAACCAGGCCAGCGAGGACCGAGTCGCTATCGGGGACGGGCCGTTCGCCGATGGGACGACCCAGCACATCTCGAAAATCCGGCTTCGGTTGGAGGACTGGTACGGCGAGCAAGACCACGACGACCGCGTCGGGGAGATGTTCTGTCCCTTCCACGCCGAACAGAACCTCGTCGAGGGGACCGGCGAGAGCCTCGGCGAGTCGAGCCGGGTCGACGAGTGTGCCGAGCTGAATGAATCCGCCCGGGAATACGGCCGCGTCGGTCACTCCCAGAAGACGGCGCTCGCCCGGGAAGACGGCTCGCCGATTATCCTGCGGCGGGACTTCGACTCGACGGACGGTGGCGAGGCAGGTCTTCATTTCCTCTCGCTCCAGCGACGTATTAGCGACTTCGTGAAGACCCGCGAGGCGATGAACGCGACCGACGACGTTGATAGTCCAGCGGTCCGTCAGCGTGTCAACAACGGTATCCTCGAGTACACGTTCGTCCGCCGCCGCGGGAACTACCTCCTTCCGCCGCGCTCGCTCCGAGCACTCCCACCGGCCGACCCGAGCTAG
- a CDS encoding DUF7350 domain-containing protein: MVLRGGASLAGAAALSGCTSISGLFETRNAGEPPLPENRPDAVYYPSHVEGMTMAGMGTSGDYKFGLMYSFAHRFWNVNGEGVEKTSIEEDDSAHLMASVWDPETGVVIPETGLTVEISRDSESVSQETIYPMLSQPMRFHYGANFGPFEDGTYTATLSVGGLSTRRTGSFVDRFGEPTSVDIEFEYSEETKQEVMFRTLDEKAGTKGAVEPMEMEGVPQSFAPTTDDLPGRVVGEGTSNDVGFVPTVLDSPPQGIDEQKSYLAVSARTPYNRMIVPAMGLSGTLVRDGETVFEGSLQRTLDPTLNYHYGAVVDDVQPGDELTLSVGTQPQTARHEGYETAFGGLMGDMSDVTIQLQ; the protein is encoded by the coding sequence ATGGTACTTCGGGGAGGAGCGTCGCTCGCCGGGGCCGCAGCATTATCCGGATGTACCTCGATCTCGGGACTGTTCGAGACGCGCAACGCGGGAGAACCACCGCTTCCGGAGAACCGTCCCGACGCGGTGTACTACCCGAGTCACGTCGAGGGAATGACGATGGCCGGGATGGGTACGAGTGGCGACTACAAGTTCGGCCTGATGTACAGTTTCGCCCACCGCTTCTGGAACGTCAACGGTGAGGGCGTCGAGAAAACGAGTATCGAAGAGGACGATTCGGCCCACCTCATGGCCTCGGTCTGGGACCCGGAGACGGGCGTCGTCATCCCTGAAACGGGACTAACCGTCGAGATTTCACGAGACAGTGAGTCGGTCAGTCAAGAGACAATCTACCCGATGCTCTCCCAGCCGATGAGGTTTCACTACGGTGCGAACTTCGGCCCGTTCGAGGACGGGACCTACACCGCCACCCTGAGTGTCGGTGGACTGTCGACCCGCCGAACGGGGTCGTTCGTCGACAGATTCGGTGAACCGACGAGCGTTGATATCGAGTTCGAGTACAGCGAAGAGACCAAACAGGAGGTGATGTTCCGGACGCTCGACGAGAAAGCAGGTACGAAAGGTGCGGTCGAACCAATGGAGATGGAAGGGGTTCCCCAGTCGTTCGCCCCGACCACAGACGACCTGCCCGGACGGGTCGTCGGCGAGGGAACGAGCAACGACGTAGGGTTCGTACCGACGGTCCTCGACAGCCCGCCCCAGGGCATCGACGAGCAGAAATCATATCTCGCCGTCTCGGCGCGGACGCCCTACAACCGAATGATCGTTCCCGCGATGGGCCTCTCGGGGACGCTTGTCCGGGACGGCGAGACGGTCTTCGAGGGATCGCTCCAGCGGACGCTCGATCCGACCCTGAACTACCACTACGGCGCAGTCGTTGACGACGTTCAGCCGGGCGACGAACTGACGCTCTCGGTCGGAACGCAACCTCAGACGGCCCGCCACGAAGGATACGAAACCGCCTTCGGCGGACTCATGGGCGATATGTCGGACGTAACGATCCAACTCCAATGA
- a CDS encoding transcription initiation factor IIB codes for MNESTIERPSRGEASESESAGPDEGSQTQCPECGGRVVHDHEHGETACDDCGIVLGEDLIDHGPEWRSFEDESSTKSRVGAPVTKLKHDKGLSTTIGWQDKDAYGRTLSGRQQQKMRRLRTWDERFRTKDSQERNLKQALGEIDRMASALGLPTDVRETASVIYRRTVEAGLLPGRSIEGMATASLYGAARQQGSPRTLVECAAVSRVEKLPIQRAYRYLSRELGLAIAPTDPVQYVPQFASAIELPDEVERVARELLETGKRQGVHSGKHPAGLAAAALYAAARLTNTEITQATVSHASNVSKVTIRNRYQELLEVRAEQGR; via the coding sequence ATGAACGAATCAACGATCGAACGACCGAGTCGCGGCGAAGCGTCCGAATCCGAGAGCGCTGGACCGGACGAGGGCAGCCAGACGCAGTGTCCGGAGTGTGGCGGACGCGTCGTTCACGACCACGAACACGGCGAGACAGCCTGTGACGACTGTGGCATCGTACTGGGTGAGGATCTCATCGACCATGGCCCAGAGTGGCGCTCGTTTGAGGACGAGTCATCGACGAAAAGCCGCGTCGGGGCACCGGTTACGAAGCTCAAACACGATAAAGGGCTCAGTACAACGATTGGCTGGCAAGACAAAGACGCCTACGGCCGAACACTCTCCGGACGTCAGCAACAGAAGATGCGGCGGTTGCGAACCTGGGACGAGCGCTTCCGGACGAAGGACTCCCAGGAACGGAACCTCAAACAGGCCCTTGGTGAAATCGATCGCATGGCCTCCGCACTCGGCCTCCCGACAGACGTCCGCGAGACGGCGAGTGTCATCTATCGGCGTACCGTCGAAGCGGGACTACTCCCCGGTCGATCTATCGAGGGGATGGCGACGGCAAGCCTGTACGGGGCGGCGCGCCAACAGGGCTCCCCACGGACGCTTGTCGAATGTGCAGCCGTTAGTCGGGTTGAGAAACTCCCGATCCAACGGGCCTATCGATATCTCTCTCGCGAACTCGGCCTCGCGATCGCGCCGACCGATCCAGTCCAGTACGTCCCGCAGTTCGCTTCGGCGATCGAACTCCCCGACGAGGTCGAGCGGGTCGCCCGTGAGCTCCTCGAGACAGGAAAGCGACAGGGGGTTCACAGTGGGAAGCACCCTGCTGGGCTCGCGGCCGCTGCCCTCTATGCAGCGGCCCGACTGACGAACACGGAGATCACCCAGGCGACGGTCAGTCACGCATCGAACGTGAGCAAAGTGACGATTCGAAATCGGTACCAGGAGCTCCTCGAAGTCAGAGCGGAGCAGGGACGATGA